The following are encoded in a window of Castanea sativa cultivar Marrone di Chiusa Pesio chromosome 5, ASM4071231v1 genomic DNA:
- the LOC142635312 gene encoding NAC domain-containing protein 30-like: MYLSHSESNMMVDYGNEDDLLPCFRFRPTHVEIVEHYLYNKVHGLPLSSIDVLIECDLYGENDSWSWRKYFKDSDETSLYFFTKLKKVTTNGSRIQRSTPYGTWKLNNDKPIYRDKAKKNQIGSMRSLTYMPHKGLKSTIGRWVMHEFRLAGRLLRNKQYEDYVICRIESQRNKEKEDRLTREVIQNEEHSVEIFEQQKDGMTNTKFADDIDDIKLEQLGAYVSSLEFESRPWEWDWTAIDTTSSNLHAANALEA, encoded by the exons ATGTATCTCTCTCACTCTGAGAGTAACATGATGGTGGATTATGGTAACGAAGATGATCTTTTGCCTTGCTTTAGGTTTCGACCAACGCATGTTGAGATAGTTGAACATTATCTCTACAATAAGGTACATGGACTGCCGCTGAGTTCAATCGACGTTTTGATCGAGTGTGATCTCTATGGAGAAAACGATTCCTGGAGTTGGAGGAAATACTTCAAGGACAGCGATGAGACTAGTCTTTACTTCTTCACGAAACTGAAGAAAGTGACAACCAATGGTTCAAGAATACAAAGGAGCACTCCCTACGGCACATGGAAACTCAATAACGATAAGCCAATATATCGAGATAAAGCTAAGAAGAACCAAATTGGCTCTATGAGAAGTCTTACTTATATGCCGCACAAAGGGCTCAAATCTACCATCGGCCGATGGGTCATGCATGAGTTTAGACTGGCGGGGAGACTCCTACGCAATAAACAG tATGAGGATTACGTGATTTGTAGGATCGAAAGCCAAcgaaataaggaaaaagaagacaGGCTTACAAGAGAGGTCATTCAAAATGAAGAGCATTCTGTAGAAATATTTGAGCAACAGAAAGATGGCATGACTAACACTAAGTTTGCGGATGACATTGATGACATCAAATTAGAACAGTTGGGGGCTTACGTTTCATCGTTAGAATTTGAATCACGCCCATGGGAATGGGATTGGACGGCAATAGACACAACATCCTCAAACCTTCATGCTGCCAATGCCTTAGAGGCTTAG